Proteins encoded by one window of Lates calcarifer isolate ASB-BC8 linkage group LG7_1, TLL_Latcal_v3, whole genome shotgun sequence:
- the znf395b gene encoding zinc finger protein 395b isoform X1 — MAAMGPEYRAGAGPGGTAACPSGLQACNATTTHNRNGPDMQQTVVRAQSCIQTEKAFIERGHHKNKTSVHLQREAERGWSNLAAPPQTVGPTVHPNNMSATGEVAHSFRSPESVEMDEIMAAMVLTSLSCSPVVQSLPQTDPGPAGSSSSADMECGGGELSDSGSSGYWSWDHGNVSPTPSPSVTEVDSSPDEGLHMEIEQGEELSAKKPKSSFRGVYKCLWPSCGKVLTSSVGIKRHIRVLHLGSGSDQSQREEDFYYTKISCESMDASTTAAPSQQALGQASSSHLSWASCGSPSGSELQIPPAHRPRSNSSSGLGPSRPSPLSQSAPSSFWQIHSEHLYQACSPVQVSVAPKSPGCQGWTPATSVSCHSNTQMVKPRCRSVSVGEQWLQQNRHQPLSASPSRTHCSFRKGRGEAKKCRKVYGVERKDQWCTACRWKKACQRFPD, encoded by the exons ATGGCAGCTATGGGACCTGAGTACAGAGCTGGAGCAGGGCCAGGCGGGACGGCAGCATGCCCGTCAGGACTACAGGCCTGCAACGCTACAACGACGCACAACCGCAACGGGCCTGACATGCAGCAGACTGTG GTACGTGCACAGAGCTGTATCCAGACTGAGAAAGCATTCATAGAGAGGGGGCATCACAAGAACAAAACATCAGTTCACCTGCAGAGGGAGGCCGAACGAGGCTGGAGCAACCTGGCCGCTCCCCCGCAAACCGTGGGACCCACAGTGCACCCCAACAACATGTCGGCTACTGGAGAGGTGGCGCACAG CTTCCGCAGCCCAGAGTCAGTGGAGATGGACGAGATCATGGCCGCCATGGTTCTGACCAGTCTGTCCTGTAGCCCCGTGGTCCAGAGTCTTCCACAGACAGATCCTGGACCAG CTGGCTCATCATCGTCAGCTGACATGGAGTGTGGTGGAGGTGAGCTCTCTGACAGCGGCAGCAGTGGCTACTGGAGCTGGGACCATGGTAATGTGAGCCCCACCCCCTCGCCGTCAGTCACTGAGGTGGACAGCAGCCCTGATGAAGGCCTGCACATGGAAATAGAGCAgggagaggagctcagtgccAAAAAGCCAAAG AGCTCCTTCAGAGGGGTGTACAAGTGTCTGTGGCCCAGTTGTGGCAAAGTGCTCACATCTTCAGTTGGAATAAAACGACACATCCGTGTGCTGCACCTGGG cagtggatCAGATCAGtcccagagagaggaggacttCTACTACACCAAGATCTCCTGTGAGTCCATGGATGCCAGCACCACTGCAGCACCTTCCCAGCAGGCTCTGGGCCAGGcctcatcctctcatctcaGCTGGGCCTCTTGTGGTTCTCCGTCGGGCTCAGAGCTCCAGATCCCCCCAGCTCACAGGCCCAGGTCCAACTCCAGCTCTGGGCTGGGGCCGAGCAGGCCCAGTCCACTCAGCCAGTCGGCCCCCAGCAGCTTTTGGCAGATCCACTCAGAACATCTCTATCAG GCCTGTAGCCCCGTCCAAGTGTCTGTGGCCCCAAAAAGCCCAGGCTGCCAGGGTTGGACACCCGCCACCTCCGTCTCTTGCCACAGTAACACTCAA ATGGTGAAACCTCGCTGCCGGTCTGTCAGTGTTGGGGAACAGTGGCTCCAGCAGAACAGGCACCAGCCTCTGAGTGCGTCGCCCTCCCGCACTCACTGCTCCTTCAG GAAGGGTCGTGGGGAGGCCAAAAAGTGCCGCAAGGTGTACGGAGTGGAGCGCAAGGATCAGTGGTGCACTGCCTGCCGCTGGAAAAAAGCCTGCCAGCGCTTCCCTGActaa
- the pnocb gene encoding LOW QUALITY PROTEIN: prepronociceptin b (The sequence of the model RefSeq protein was modified relative to this genomic sequence to represent the inferred CDS: deleted 1 base in 1 codon), whose translation MKIPLWCLVVLLACLFAPGRSDCQGECVACGLLLQQQQQLQQAFNTMVCLLECEGHVSSSLTWEVCKRAVKLSHHPMFPEGGALFKRTGEELELTSLDLNSDSELLQSTACRAFQEGDQDETPLEQRSVQYDSSLLESSEEGGEGLQDLDLSLLDEETKQREERNVESDSQLEGAEDDSSEAIALSKRFGGFQRGRHGYRKLIGSPVRPLQKRYGGFIGVRKSARKWNSQKRVNQLLRQYLGMRSSRSGRFNNVPVSRVWRQNKL comes from the exons ATGAAGATCCCTCTGTGGTGCCTGGTGGTGCTGCTGGCGTGTCTCTTCGCCCCTGGACGCAGTGACTGCCAGGGGGAATGTGTGGCCTGCGGActgctcctccagcagcagcaacagctgcAGCAAGCTTTCAACACCATG gtgtgtttgttggagTGCGAGGGtcatgtctcctcctctctcacgTGGGAGGTGTGTAAACGTGCGGTCAAGCTGTCGCACCATCCTATGTTTCCTGAGGGAGGCGCTCTGTTCaagagaacaggagaggagctggagctgaCCTCTCTTGACCTGAACTCTGACAGTGAACTGCTGCAGTCTACAGCCTGCAGAGCG TTCCAGGAGGGGGATCAGGATGAGACACCACTCGAGCAGCGCAGTGTCCAGTATGACTCATCACTGCTGGAATCCTctgaggaaggaggggagggcCTGCAGGATTTGGatctcagtctgctggatgaaGAGAcgaagcagagggaggagaggaacgTAGAGAGTGACAGCCAGCTAGAGGGGGCTGAGGATGACAGCTCAGAGGCCATCGCCTTATCCAAACGCTTTGGTGGCTTTCAGAGAGGGCGCCATGGGTACAGGAAGCTCATTGGCTCACCCGTGAGGCCCTTACAAAAGCGCTACGGTGGGTTCATAGGTGTCCGGAAATCTGCCCGCAAATGGAACAGTCAGAAACGGGTGAACCAGCTGCTCAGGCAGTACCTGGGCATGAGGAGCAGCCGCAGCGGCAGGTTCAACAACGTCCCTGTGAGCAGGGTCTGGAggcaaaacaaactgtaa
- the znf395b gene encoding zinc finger protein 395b isoform X2: protein MAAMGPEYRAGAGPGGTAACPSGLQACNATTTHNRNGPDMQQTVVRAQSCIQTEKAFIERGHHKNKTSVHLQREAERGWSNLAAPPQTVGPTVHPNNMSATGEVAHSFRSPESVEMDEIMAAMVLTSLSCSPVVQSLPQTDPGPAGSSSSADMECGGGELSDSGSSGYWSWDHGNVSPTPSPSVTEVDSSPDEGLHMEIEQGEELSAKKPKSSFRGVYKCLWPSCGKVLTSSVGIKRHIRVLHLGGSDQSQREEDFYYTKISCESMDASTTAAPSQQALGQASSSHLSWASCGSPSGSELQIPPAHRPRSNSSSGLGPSRPSPLSQSAPSSFWQIHSEHLYQACSPVQVSVAPKSPGCQGWTPATSVSCHSNTQMVKPRCRSVSVGEQWLQQNRHQPLSASPSRTHCSFRKGRGEAKKCRKVYGVERKDQWCTACRWKKACQRFPD, encoded by the exons ATGGCAGCTATGGGACCTGAGTACAGAGCTGGAGCAGGGCCAGGCGGGACGGCAGCATGCCCGTCAGGACTACAGGCCTGCAACGCTACAACGACGCACAACCGCAACGGGCCTGACATGCAGCAGACTGTG GTACGTGCACAGAGCTGTATCCAGACTGAGAAAGCATTCATAGAGAGGGGGCATCACAAGAACAAAACATCAGTTCACCTGCAGAGGGAGGCCGAACGAGGCTGGAGCAACCTGGCCGCTCCCCCGCAAACCGTGGGACCCACAGTGCACCCCAACAACATGTCGGCTACTGGAGAGGTGGCGCACAG CTTCCGCAGCCCAGAGTCAGTGGAGATGGACGAGATCATGGCCGCCATGGTTCTGACCAGTCTGTCCTGTAGCCCCGTGGTCCAGAGTCTTCCACAGACAGATCCTGGACCAG CTGGCTCATCATCGTCAGCTGACATGGAGTGTGGTGGAGGTGAGCTCTCTGACAGCGGCAGCAGTGGCTACTGGAGCTGGGACCATGGTAATGTGAGCCCCACCCCCTCGCCGTCAGTCACTGAGGTGGACAGCAGCCCTGATGAAGGCCTGCACATGGAAATAGAGCAgggagaggagctcagtgccAAAAAGCCAAAG AGCTCCTTCAGAGGGGTGTACAAGTGTCTGTGGCCCAGTTGTGGCAAAGTGCTCACATCTTCAGTTGGAATAAAACGACACATCCGTGTGCTGCACCTGGG tggatCAGATCAGtcccagagagaggaggacttCTACTACACCAAGATCTCCTGTGAGTCCATGGATGCCAGCACCACTGCAGCACCTTCCCAGCAGGCTCTGGGCCAGGcctcatcctctcatctcaGCTGGGCCTCTTGTGGTTCTCCGTCGGGCTCAGAGCTCCAGATCCCCCCAGCTCACAGGCCCAGGTCCAACTCCAGCTCTGGGCTGGGGCCGAGCAGGCCCAGTCCACTCAGCCAGTCGGCCCCCAGCAGCTTTTGGCAGATCCACTCAGAACATCTCTATCAG GCCTGTAGCCCCGTCCAAGTGTCTGTGGCCCCAAAAAGCCCAGGCTGCCAGGGTTGGACACCCGCCACCTCCGTCTCTTGCCACAGTAACACTCAA ATGGTGAAACCTCGCTGCCGGTCTGTCAGTGTTGGGGAACAGTGGCTCCAGCAGAACAGGCACCAGCCTCTGAGTGCGTCGCCCTCCCGCACTCACTGCTCCTTCAG GAAGGGTCGTGGGGAGGCCAAAAAGTGCCGCAAGGTGTACGGAGTGGAGCGCAAGGATCAGTGGTGCACTGCCTGCCGCTGGAAAAAAGCCTGCCAGCGCTTCCCTGActaa